One window of the Rosa rugosa chromosome 3, drRosRugo1.1, whole genome shotgun sequence genome contains the following:
- the LOC133735310 gene encoding uncharacterized protein At1g01500, with amino-acid sequence MDVPYETTPSNGEVANHGLQIIRYSPYQHNSKLSSPWFDLRVFYVRISNFMVDESTPKFLTLIHIPLSPDTLLEVNGAKTSMYSDGVSSHLRRDRVDKKSEEVTFVNTDSIRFTGSVKFEVFDKDDLILSGVLDMSNSNGFVGESKNNAKRWSMNCESEITAGTGFFKGKQLNGTESPAPSIEVYVAGSFSGTPIILTKTLQISFRKKHNRKSTLDAIPEYEATELQKDESPDLDTEVAEYRNYKPENEEEYGMYWRRTEYMDGEDGELSWFNAGVRVGVGIGLGICLGVGIGVGLLVRTYQTTTRTFKRRLV; translated from the exons ATGGATGTTCCTTATGAAACAACACCAAGCAATGGTGAAGTGGCCAATCACGGCCTTCAGATTATTAGATACTCTCCTTACCAGCACAACAGTAAATTATCATCACCCTGGTTTGATCTGAGAGTCTTCTATGTAAGGATCAGCAACTTTATGGTGGATGAATCTACCCCCAAGTTTCTGACCCTCATCCATATTCCTCTAAGCCCAGATACCCTTTTGGAGGTAAACGGTGCAAAAACTAGCATGTACTCTGATGGTGTATCTTCACATCTTAGAAGGGATCGGGTGGACAAGAAATCCGAAGAAGTCACATTTGTGAATACAGACAGCATAAGGTTCACAGGGAGTGTGAAATTTGAGGTGTTTGATAAAGATGATCTTATTCTCTCCGGGGTGTTAGATATGTCTAATAGCAATGGTTTCGTTGGGGAATCAAAGAACAATGCCAAGCGATGGAGCATGAATTGTGAATCGGAGATCACTGCTGGCACTGGATTTTTCAAGGGAAAACAACTTAATGGCACTGAATCACCTGCACCGAGCATTGAGGTTTACGTTGCTGGCTCCTTCTCTGGAACACCAATCATCTTAACCAAGACCCTGCAGATTAGTTTCCGAAAGAAGCACAATAGGAAGAGCACTTTGGATGCAATTCCGGAGTATGAAGCAACTGAATTGCAGAAAGATGAGTCTCCTGACCTTGATACGGAG GTGGCAGAATATAGAAACTACAAACCAGAAAATGAGGAAGAGTATGGGATGTACTGGAGGAGGACAGAATATATGGATGGTGAAGATGGTGAGCTCTCATGGTTCAATGCTGGTGTGAGAGTTGGCGTTGGAATTGGACTTGGCATTTGTCTTGGAGTTGGGATAGGGGTCGGTTTGCTGGTTCGTACATATCAAACAACCACTCGGACTTTCAAGAGGCGACTGGTGTGA
- the LOC133737925 gene encoding putative pectinesterase/pectinesterase inhibitor 28 — MARRALVRMIVIILYAFVTISQAENIITVDQSGNGHYGKIQDAIDSVPSNNKDPLTISIKPGTYKESITIPPDKPFITLSGTTTEASDVMITWDQRGDIDKVATFHVSASDFVARYITIQNTFGPGHQAVALRVSGDRIAFYDCSILSYQDTLFDEIGRHYYKNCYIEGVVDFIFGSASSFFQNCHIHSPTGGYITAQRREASTDIGGFVFFKCQITGKGEKTFLGRPWVGSYARVIFAYTNMEDVIEPLGWSRYSDGSTEQELMTNSFCGQFKCDGPGATTSNRVKWARKFSEKQIANFLTTDFINGKDWIKSTPVTASPPPKKETPSLPPSVLDTPPPSPPPPMKPSAPPPAPVIPAPVIPSPPPQAPVVPTSPPPVIPLVSPPAPAVIPLVSPPAPVVILSPPAPAPVVILSPPAPAPVVILSPPAPAPVVILSPPAPAPVIPSSPPPTTAPPVIPLLPPPAPVVIPSSPPPAPVAIPSSPPSTPVTPWFAPPAPVIPTLPPLVNPFSPPPVPMIPLLPPRAPVVIFSPATPVISWFAPPPPSPRERVIITPWSPPPTNMDGRAQEGEPIIMYYYSSGASSSIFKNCFSGIGTLALTSAVSLYLLA; from the coding sequence ATGGCGCGTAGGGCTCTAGTTAGAATGATTGTCATAATTTTGTATGCTTTCGTCACTATTTCTCAAGCGGAAAATATAATAACAGTTGATCAATCCGGTAACGGTCATTACGGTAAAATACAAGATGCTATTGATTCTGTTCCATCAAACAATAAGGATCCTTTGACTATTTCGATCAAGCCTGGAACTTACAAAGAAAGTATTACCATACCTCCAGACAAGCCATTCATAACATTAAGTGGTACTACTACAGAAGCAAGTGATGTGATGATAACGTGGGATCAGAGAGGGGACATTGATAAAGTTGCAACATTTCATGTTTCGGCTTCCGACTTCGTAGCGCGCTACATAACAATTCAAAATACATTCGGGCCTGGTCATCAAGCAGTTGCGCTAAGGGTCTCCGGCGATAGAATAGCGTTTTATGACTGCTCAATTTTAAGTTATCAGGATACTCTATTTGACGAAATAGGCagacactactacaaaaattgttacattgaaggagttgttgaTTTTATATTTGGAAGCGCCAGTTCTTTCTTTCAAAATTGTCATATACATTCGCCTACAGGAGGATATATTACAGCGCAACGAAGAGAAGCGTCAACAGATATTGGAGGGTTTGTGTTCTTTAAGTGTCAAATTACTGGCAAAGGCGAAAAAACATTTTTAGGAAGACCATGGGTGGGATCCTATGCTAGGGTCATATTTGCCTACACTAACATGGAAGATGTGATAGAACCACTAGGTTGGTCTCGTTATTCTGATGGATCCACAGAACAAGAATTAATGACAAACTCATTTTGTGGACAATTCAAATGCGACGGACCAGGAGCAACAACATCCAACAGGGTTAAATGGGCGCGAAAATTCAGTGAGAAACAAATTGCAAATTTTTTGACAACAGACTTTATCAATGGAAAGGATTGGATAAAGTCTACGCCGGTAACAGCGTCGCCTCCACCTAAAAAGGAGACGCCGTCATTGCCTCCATCGGTACTGGATACACCGCCACCCTCACCACCACCTCCCATGAAGCCGTCTGCACCACCACCAGCACCGGTCATCCCGGCACCTGTAATCCCGTCTCCACCACCACAAGCCCCGGTGGTACCAACTTCCCCACCACCGGTGATTCCATTAGTTTCCCCACCAGCACCGGCGGTGATTCCATTAGTTTCCCCACCAGCACCCGTGGTGATTTTATCGCCGCCAGCACCAGCACCCGTGGTGATTTTATCTCCGCCAGCACCAGCACCCGTGGTGATTTTATCTCCGCCAGCACCAGCACCCGTGGTGATTTTATCTCCGCCAGCACCAGCACCCGTGATCCCGTCGTCGCCACCACCGACAACGGCACCACCAGTGATTCCGTTGTTGCCCCCACCGGCACCGGTGGTGATTCCATCGTCGCCCCCACCAGCACCGGTGGCGATCCCGTCGTCGCCACCATCGACACCCGTGACCCCGTGGTTCGCACCACCGGCACCGGTGATACCGACGTTGCCACCACTGGTAAATCCATTTTCACCACCACCGGTACCGATGATTCCGTTGTTGCCCCCACGGGCACCGGTGGTGATCTTCTCACCAGCGACACCCGTGATCTCGTGGTTCGCACCACCGCCACCATCACCACGAGAGAGGGTGATTATAACTCCGTGGTCGCCTCCACCAACAAACATGGACGGCAGAGCTCAAGAAGGTGAACCTATCATCATGTATTATTATTCCTCGGGGGCATCCTCTTCAATCTTTAAGAATTGTTTCAGCGGCATTGGGACGCTGGCTCTAACCTCGGCAGTTTCACTATACTTGTTGGCCTGA
- the LOC133738630 gene encoding transcription factor TBF1-like, with the protein MGKKKPQKTKELSVAIAEASSTGDEAQQQQSQPQPQTPRKRGRPRKIIEEQSSTKIEEAAAAQDVEASQSKKAKASEEEEEDKQEQQEEQQQKIKEEGPSSTKAKESESRREPSRSRARRKSKPRKSSC; encoded by the coding sequence ATGGGTAAGAAGAAACCTCAGAAAACGAAGGAGCTTTCAGTAGCAATAGCAGAAGCTTCATCAACTGGAGATGAAGCTCAGCAGCAACAATCACAGCCTCAGCCTCAGACCCCAAGAAAGCGAGGAAGACCTCGAAAGATCATTGAAGAGCAATCATCAACAAAAATAGAAGAAGCTGCTGCAGCTCAAGATGTTGAAGCAAGTCAGTCCAAAAAAGCTAAAGCCagtgaggaagaggaagaagataagCAAGAACAACAAGAAGAGCAGCAGCAAAAGATTAAAGAAGAAGGGCCATCATCGACAAAAGCTAAAGAGAGTGAGTCAAGGAGGGAGCCTTCGAGAAGTAGAGCTAGGAGGAAAAGCAAACCCAGAAAGAGTAGTTGCTAA
- the LOC133739068 gene encoding S-adenosyl-L-methionine-dependent tRNA 4-demethylwyosine synthase encodes MSTSSARARLALIALLSATTFYCFYKSRRLKQLSLNPNPSSSPPRKGKLFFISQTGTSKALAQRLLELLASNGLAFELVDPSSYEPEDLPKETLVLIVASTWDDGQPPSSAKFFTNWLAESAEDFRVGSMLLSQCRFSVFGVGSRAYGASFNAVGRDLSKWMRALGAAEILPVWEGDVDDGDIDQVFEAWSGKLMRFLKGGVAENGVALGNGVGAGAGAEGEAEYSDVSDYDEEEVEDEEEEEEEESGVVDLEDIAGKAPSRGTVTVAKTKTKTNGIVNGKRDMVTPVIRASLEKQGYKIIGSHSGVKICRWTKSQLRGRGGCYKHSFYGIESHRCMEATPSLACANKCVFCWRHHTNPVGKSWQWKMDDPLEIVNTAIDLHSKMIKQMKGVPGVTLERLTEGLSPRHCALSLVGEPIMYPEINTLVDELHRRRISTFLVTNAQFPEKIRMLKPITQLYVSVDAATKESLKAIDRPLFGDFWERFIDSLEALKEKQQRTVYRLTLVKGWNTEEIEAYYNIFSIGNPDFVEIKGVTYCGSSATSKLTMENVPWHADVKAFSEALALRSNGEYEVACEHVHSCCVLLAKTKKFKINGQWFTWIDYEKFHDLVASGKPFDSNDYMAATPSWAVYGAVEGGFDPYQSRYRKERHHRSNQ; translated from the exons ATGTCCACATCCTCAGCCCGAGCACGGCTGGCTCTCATAGCCCTCCTCTCCGCCACCACGTTCTACTGTTTCTACAAATCTCGCCGCCTCAAGCAACtctccctaaaccctaaccctagctccTCTCCGCCTCGCAAAGGCAAGCTCTTCTTCATTTCCCAAACCGGAACCTCCAAAGCCCTAGCTCAGCGTCTTCTCGAACTTCTAGCCTCCAATGGCCTCGCCTTCGAGCTCGTCGACCCTAGCAGCTACGAGCCAGAGGACCTCCCCAAGGAAACCCTAGTCCTGATCGTCGCTTCCACCTGGGACGATGGACAACCGCCTTCGAGCGCCAAGTTCTTCACCAATTGGCTCGCGGAGAGCGCCGAGGACTTCAGAGTGGGGTCCATGCTGCTATCGCAGTGCAGATTCTCGGTGTTCGGCGTCGGAAGCCGAGCCTACGGTGCGTCGTTCAATGCGGTGGGGAGGGACTTGTCGAAGTGGATGAGGGCGTTGGGCGCCGCCGAGATATTGCCGGTTTGGGAAGGTGACGTGGACGACGGGGACATAGACCAGGTCTTTGAGGCTTGGAGTGGTAAGCTGATGAGGTTTTTGAAGGGCGGTGTGGCCGAAAACGGTGTCGCTTTGGGTAATGGTGTTGGTGCTGGTGCTGGTGCTGAAGGTGAAGCTGAGTATTCTGACGTGTCAGATTATGATGAGGAGGAGGTGgaagatgaggaggaggaggaggaggaggagtctgGGGTTGTTGATCTTGAGGACATTGCAGGTAAAGCACCTTCAAGGGGGACGGTGACGGTGGCTAAGACTAAGACTAAGACCAATGGGATAGTGAATGGTAAAAGAGATATGGTCACTCCGGTGATTCGTGCCAGCTTAGAGAAGCAG GGTTACAAAATTATTGGTTCGCATAGTGGTGTCAAAATTTGTAGATGGACAAAGTCACAGCTTAGAGGCCGAGGTGGTTGCTATAAACACTCGTTTTATGGCATTGAAAGTCATAG GTGTATGGAGGCAACCCCTAGTTTGGCATGTGCCAATAAATGTGTTTTCTGTTGGAGACATCATACAAACCCTGTTGGAAAGAGTTGGCAGTGGAAGATGGACGATCCATTAGAGATTGTGAATACTGCCATAGACCTGCACAGTAAGATGATTAAGCAAATGAAAGGAGTTCCTG GAGTTACATTGGAGCGATTAACAGAGGGTCTCTCTCCCAGGCATTGTGCCTTGTCACTTGTTGGTGAACCTATTATGTATCCAGAGATTAATACACTAGTAGATGAGCTGCATCGTAGACGGATTTCTACTTTTCTAGTGACAAATGCTCAATTTCCTGAAAAAATTAGAATGCTGAAACCTATTACACAG TTATATGTAAGTGTGGATGCTGCAACTAAAGAGAGTTTGAAGGCAATTGACAGGCCACTTTTTGGAGATTTTTGGGAGCGATTTATT GATTCCTTGGAAGCTCTCAAGGAAAAACAGCAGCGAACTGTTTATCGCTTAACTTTGGTCAAGGGATGGAATACAGAAGAAATTGAGGCTTATTATAACATCTTTAGCATTGGTAACCCCGATTTTGTTGAAATCAAAGGAGTTACATATTGTGGATC GTCTGCTACCTCAAAGTTGACGATGGAGAATGTGCCCTGGCATGCTGATGTTAAAGCTTTTTCAGAGGCCTTGGCTTTGAGAAGTAACGGCGAGTATGAGGTGGCATGTGAGCATGTCCACTCATGTTGTGTCCTCCTGGCAAAAACTAAAAAGTTCAAGATCAATGGGCAGTGGTTCACATGGATAGACTATGAAAAGTTTCATGATCTG GTGGCTTCTGGAAAACCCTTTGACAGTAATGATTATATGGCTGCCACACCTTCATGGGCTGTTTATGGGGCAGTTGAAGGTGGATTTGATCCCTATCAATCTCGATATAGGAAGGAGCGACATCACAGATCAAACCAGTGA
- the LOC133739067 gene encoding probable methyltransferase PMT28 translates to MAVAAARFGRQAKRPYWGFCIKMTAVAVMGLCFIFVWTMFTSPSNSVSTRIESFDNIEQPPGSRSKRVSSSERKVNGTSVALGGGHEVKSEEREKKEVANTKKERVKKKLPEKVSKEKQLGSKEKEKEKEDEEPEVVDGKEEGLDGEDEGEGEGNGNAEGEGDLIQGVDQEFEEKLEDDGGESEKRGKKRNKIKGLVFDPKAHYHWKSCSTRSKHNYIPCIDIEVVSGRLQQYRHTERSCPPSPPMCLVPLPPDGYDPPVHWPESKEKILYKNVEHPKLAAFVKEHTWVMESGEYLTFPQNQSEIKGGVLHYLESIEEMVPDLEWGKNIRVVLDIGCTDSAFGASLLDKDVLTLSLGLKDDLVDLAQVSLERGFPTVVSPFGNRRLAFPSGVFDVIHCSGCTVPWHSNGGKHLLEMNRILRPGGYFILSTKHDSFEAEEAVNTLMVSICWNILAHKTDEVSDVGVKIYKKPDSNDLYTMRRKKHWIPLCKGNDNPDAAWYVPVTTCLHTIPSGIEERGSEWPEEWPNRLERYPDWLNDKDKLIADTKHWKDIVDKSYLIGLGIDWSSIRNVMDMKAIYGGFAAALLQQKVWVMNVVPVHAPDTLPFIFERGLVGTYHDWCESFGTYPRSYDLLHADHLFSRLKNRCKQPASIVVEMDRILRPGGWAIIRDKVEILDPLEGILKSLHWDIRMTYAQQKEGILCAQKTTWRP, encoded by the exons atggcgGTAGCTGCAGCTCGGTTTGGTCGCCAAGCGAAACGCCCGTATTGGGGTTTCTGTATAAAGATGACAGCGGTGGCCGTTATGGGTCTCTGCTTTATATTTGTGTGGACTATGTTTACGTCTCCTTCGAATTCAGTGAGTACAAGAATAGAGAGCTTTGACAATATAGAGCAGCCTCCTGGATCAAGGAGCAAAAGGGTGAGCAGTTCTGAGAGGAAGGTGAATGGGACGTCTGTTGCTTTGGGTGGTGGTCATGAGGTtaaatctgaggagagggagAAGAAGGAAGTGGCGAATACGAAAAAGGAGAGAGTTAAGAAGAAGTTACCAGAGAAGGTGTCGAAAGAGAAACAATTGGGGAGTAAGgaaaaggagaaggagaaggaagatgAAGAGCCAGAAGTGGTGGATGGAAAGGAAGAAGGTTTGGATGGTGAAGATGAAGGTGAAGGTGAAGGAAATGGGAATGCGGAAGGAGAGGGTGATTTGATTCAAGGGGTGGATCAGGAATTTGAGGAGAAGTTGGAAGATGATGGCGGTGAATCGGAGAAGAGGGGAAAGAAGAGAAATAAGATTAAGGGTCTGGTGTTTGATCCGAAAGCACATTATCATTGGAAATCATGTAGCACAAGGAGCAAGCACAATTACATTCCTTGTATTGATATAGAAGTTGTCTCTGGAAGGCTGCAGCAATATAGGCACACAGAGAGGAGTTGTCCACCATCACCGCCAATGTGTCTTGTGCCTCTTCCTCCAGATGGGTATGATCCTCCAGTCCATTGGCCCGAGAGTAAAGAGAAG ATATTGTATAAGAACGTGGAGCATCCAAAGCTTGCTGCATTCGTCAAGGAACATACTTGGGTGATGGAGTCTGGTGAATACCTTACTTTTCCTCAAAACCAGTCTGAGATTAAGGGTGGGGTTCTTCACTATCTTGAGTCCATTGAAGAG ATGGTACCAGATCTAGAATGGGGAAAGAATATCCGTGTAGTGCTGGATATCGGATGTACAGATTCCGCTTTTGGGGCTTCTCTCCTTGATAAGGATGTATTAACATTATCATTGGGGTTGAAAGATGACCTAGTTGACCTAGCTCAAGTTTCCCTCGAGCGTGGTTTTCCTACTGTAGTTAGCCCATTCGGAAACAGAAGGCTAGCTTTCCCTAGTGGTGTTTTTGATGTTATTCACTGCAGCGGGTGCACTGTACCTTGGCATTCAAATG GGGGTAAGCATCTTCTAGAGATGAATAGGATTTTAAGGCCCGGGGGATACTTTATCTTGTCAACTAAACATGACAGCTTTGAAGCTGAAGAAG CCGTGAATACATTGATGGTATCTATCTGCTGGAATATTTTGGCTCATAAAACTGATGAAGTCAGTGATGTGGGTGTCAAAATATATAAGAAGCCGGACTCAAATGATTTATATACGATGAGGAGGAAGAAACATTGGATACCTTTATGCAAGGGAAATGATAACCCAGATGCAGCCTG GTATGTCCCGGTGACGACTTGTTTGCACACCATTCCATCTGGTATTGAAGAGCGTGGATCAGAGTGGCCGGAGGAATGGCCCAACAGGCTCGAAAGATATCCGGACTGGTTGAACGATAAAGATAAGTTGATTGCAGACACCAAGCACTGGAAAGATATTGTTGACAAATCCTATCTTATTGGACTTGGTATTGACTGGTCAAGCATTCGAAATGTAATGGACATGAAAGCCATCTATGGAGG ATTTGCTGCAGCCCTCTTGCAACAAAAGGTTTGGGTGATGAATGTGGTCCCTGTCCATGCACCTGATACGCTTCCTTTCATTTTTGAGCGTGGGCTTGTTGGAACCTACCACGACTGGTGTGAGTCTTTCGGTACTTATCCAAGATCATATGATCTTTTGCATGCTGATCATCTGTTTTCACGGCTCAAGAACAG GTGTAAGCAGCCTGCATCAATTGTTGTTGAGATGGATCGTATTTTACGGCCAGGAGGTTGGGCCATCATACGTGACAAAGTTGAGATTCTAGATCCGTTGGAGGGAATACTCAAGAGTTTGCATTGGGATATAAGAATGACTTATGCTCAACAAAAAGAGGGTATTCTCTGTGCACAGAAAACTACATGGCGCCCTTGA
- the LOC133739069 gene encoding DUF21 domain-containing protein At1g47330: MATEVTCCEPKFWFYLLVIIGLVCFAGMMAGLTLGLMSLGLVDLEVLMKSGRPQDRLHAAKIYPVVKNQHLLLCTLLIGNALAMEALPVFLDSLVPPWAAVAISVTLILLFGEIMPQAVCTRYGLTVGATLAPFVRVLLMLFLPISYPISKVLDYMLGKGQTALLRRAELKTFVDFHGNEAGKGGDLTHDETTIIAGALQLTEKTAKDAMTPISNAFSLDLDAPLTLETLNAIMAMGHSRVPVYAENPRNIIGLVLVKNLLMIDTEETVTLRKMMIRKIPRVSEDMPLYDILNEFQKGHSHIAVVYKDVKETLKNGKESETLEASLRKDEKLGGPTAETKSLGPKLDSDNAQIDLDHSDGGQKTKKSPSATPSFKKRHRGCSFCILDIENGPIPVFPPSQEVVGVITMEDVIEELLQEEILDETDEYVNIHNRIKINMHASQEKAPSLNSPQPSPEGSSVTDTSAPTDLGSTQYQDSGKNAADLMPTVSNTSAYQASEAETSRDR; encoded by the exons ATGGCGACGGAGGTGACGTGTTGCGAGCCCAAGTTCTGGTTTTATTTGCTTGTGATTATCGGCCTGGTCTGCTTCGCCGGAATGATGGCCGGCCTTACTCTGGGCCTCATGTCCTTGGGCCTCGTCGACCTCGAGGTCCTCATGAAGTCCGGCCGCCCTCAGGATCGCTTACACGCCG CTAAAATCTATCCGGTGGTGAAAAATCAGCATCTGCTACTTTGTACACTTTTAATAGGCAACGCGTTAGCGATGGAG GCTCTTCCTGTCTTCTTGGACAGTCTTGTGCCTCCTTGGGCAGCTGTTGCCATATCCGTCACTCTCATTCTTTTGTTTGGAGAG ATAATGCCGCAAGCTGTGTGTACTCGCTACGGATTGACTGTTGGGGCAACACTGGCACCATTTGTGCGCGTTCTTCTCATGCTTTTCCTCCCTATTTCTTATCCAATTAGTAAG GTTCTggattacatgttaggtaaggGACAGACTGCCCTTCTAAGAAGAGCAGAGCTAAAGACTTTTGTGGACTTTCATGGAAATGAG GCTGGGAAAGGTGGGGATCTCACACATGATGAGACTACCATCATTGCTGGGGCACTTCAATTGACTGAAAAGACTGCAAAAGATGCCATGACTCCCATATCAAATGCATTTTCCCTTGATCTGGATGCACCTCTTACTTT GGAAACACTGAATGCGATAATGGCAATGGGTCATAGTAGAGTTCCGGTTTATGCTGAGAACCCCAGAAATATAATTGGACTTGTTCTG GTCAAAAATCTCTTGATGATTGATACAGAAGAAACAGTTACTTTGAGAAAAATGATGATAAGAAAAATTCCTCG GGTTTCAGAAGACATGCCGCTATATGATATTCTTAATGAATTTCAGAAGGGTCACAGTCATATTGCTGTTGTCTATAAGGATGTAAAGGAAACACTAAAGAATGGCAAGGAGAGTGAAACACTAGAGGCATCACTGAGGAAAG ATGAAAAACTGGGTGGCCCCACAGCTGAGACTAAGAGTTTGGGGCCAAAATTGGATTCAGACAATGCTCAGATAGATTTAGACCATAGTGATGGGGGTCAAAAAACTAAGAAGAGCCCATCAGCCACTCCTTCTTTTAAGAAGCGGCACAGAGGTTGTTCATTTTGTATTCTGGACATTGAGAATGGTCCCATTCCAGTATTCCCACCCAGTCAAGAGGTTGTTGGAGTAATTACCATGGAGGATGTCATTGAAGAACTTCTTCAG GAAGAGATACTGGATGAAACGGATGAGTATGTCAATATCCATAACAG GATTAAGATCAATATGCATGCATCTCAGGAAAAGGCTCCTTCCTTGAATTCACCCCAGCCTTCCCCAGAAGGGTCATCTGTCACTGACACCTCAGCACCGACGGATTTAGGTTCCACTCAATATCAAGACTCTGGTAAGAATGCTGCGGATTTGATGCCAACAGTCTCAAACACCAGTGCGTATCAAGCTTCTGAAGCTGAGACGTCAAGGGATCGATAA